One Frankia alni ACN14a DNA window includes the following coding sequences:
- the selA gene encoding L-seryl-tRNA(Sec) selenium transferase: MDDALPLAYRAGDGPVPAPMTLARTATGLHPVINATGVILNGALGRAPLSAAARAAVDLAAGTTDLELDLHTGRRDRRGRTALAALAAAVPAAAGVHVVNNNAAGLALAVAALAGRREVVVSRGELVETTDGFRLPELLVATGARMREVGTTNRTTLGDYADAIGPDTGLVLRVHTASYQVVGFTDSPAISDLAALCADFEVPLVGDCGSGLLHHEPLLAAEPDVTSWLGWGVGVVTTSGDKLLGGPQCGLLLGRADLIDRLRRHPMSRALRAGKLTLAALEATLRHPDSPVRQALRARPERLAARAETLAAWLRRAGIAASAVASRALVDGGTGATVDIHACGCRRGYATGVDQAAGRAACGARGYGCVGAELPSAAVALDAMIAAPLRHGEPAVLGRVEQGCCLLDLRTVPAELDPVLAAAVLAAATEAGAAVLTDAPTEPHGTAPSDTVATVGGSAGMGGSAGMGGSASMGGSAMAGGIPTVAGGSAVAGSIQAPGGAVAAADMVTVESLAIPPIAVADRRAL; encoded by the coding sequence ATGGACGACGCGCTTCCCCTTGCGTACCGCGCCGGGGACGGTCCGGTGCCGGCGCCCATGACGCTCGCCCGCACAGCGACGGGACTACACCCTGTGATCAACGCCACCGGGGTCATCCTCAACGGCGCGCTCGGTCGGGCCCCGCTGTCCGCGGCCGCGCGTGCCGCGGTGGATCTCGCCGCCGGCACCACCGATCTCGAGCTGGACCTGCACACCGGCCGCCGCGACCGCCGGGGGCGCACCGCCCTGGCCGCCCTCGCCGCGGCAGTGCCGGCGGCGGCGGGCGTGCACGTCGTCAACAACAACGCGGCGGGCCTCGCCCTCGCGGTGGCCGCGCTCGCCGGGCGGCGCGAGGTGGTGGTCAGCCGGGGGGAGCTCGTCGAGACGACCGACGGATTCCGGCTGCCGGAACTGCTGGTTGCCACCGGCGCGCGGATGCGCGAGGTCGGCACGACCAACCGCACCACCCTCGGCGACTACGCGGACGCCATCGGCCCCGACACCGGCCTGGTGCTGCGTGTGCACACGGCCAGCTACCAGGTTGTCGGGTTCACCGACAGCCCCGCCATCAGCGATCTCGCCGCCCTCTGCGCCGACTTCGAGGTGCCGCTCGTCGGCGACTGCGGCTCGGGCCTGCTCCATCACGAGCCGCTGCTCGCCGCCGAGCCCGACGTCACGAGCTGGCTCGGGTGGGGGGTCGGCGTGGTCACGACCAGCGGCGACAAGCTGCTCGGCGGCCCCCAGTGCGGTCTTCTCCTCGGCCGGGCCGACCTGATCGACCGGCTGCGCCGCCATCCGATGTCCCGGGCGCTGCGCGCCGGCAAGCTCACCCTCGCCGCGCTGGAGGCGACCCTGCGCCACCCCGACTCGCCGGTCCGGCAGGCCCTGCGCGCCCGGCCGGAACGCCTCGCCGCCCGTGCCGAGACGCTGGCGGCCTGGCTGCGCCGCGCCGGGATCGCGGCGTCCGCCGTCGCCAGCCGCGCGCTCGTCGACGGCGGCACCGGCGCGACGGTGGACATCCACGCCTGCGGATGTCGGCGTGGGTACGCCACCGGAGTCGATCAGGCCGCCGGGCGAGCAGCCTGCGGTGCACGAGGGTATGGGTGCGTCGGGGCCGAGCTGCCCAGCGCGGCGGTCGCGCTGGACGCGATGATCGCCGCGCCGCTGCGCCATGGGGAGCCGGCCGTCCTCGGGCGCGTCGAGCAGGGCTGCTGCCTGCTCGACCTGCGGACCGTGCCGGCGGAGCTCGATCCGGTGCTCGCCGCCGCCGTCCTCGCCGCGGCGACCGAGGCCGGCGCCGCCGTCCTCACCGACGCCCCCACCGAGCCGCACGGCACAGCGCCGTCCGACACCGTCGCCACGGTGGGCGGGTCGGCGGGCATGGGCGGGTCGGCGGGCATGGGCGGGTCGGCGAGCATGGGCGGGTCGGCAATGGCGGGCGGCATCCCGACGGTGGCGGGCGGCTCGGCGGTGGCGGGCAGCATCCAGGCGCCGGGCGGCGCCGTCGCGGCAGCGGACATGGTGACCGTCGAGTCCCTGGCGATCCCGCCCATCGCCGTAGCGGATCGGCGGGCGCTGTGA
- a CDS encoding TMEM165/GDT1 family protein, which produces MSITAALITFGVIFLAELPDKTMVASLVLGSRFRPLHVWAGVALAFVVHVTVAVAAGSAFSLLPHRIVDTITAVLFIAGAVLVLREGRESDSGDQSGTDHSGGGKPDDGLDQDGLDKDGPDRADAAARRPASPAPVAAPTFWRVAATSFGVVFVAELGDLTQISTANLAARFDAPVAVWIGAVLALWTVAGLAIAGGRGLLRLMPIAVITRIAAGAFLVLAVVSAIEAVRG; this is translated from the coding sequence TTGAGCATCACCGCAGCACTCATCACCTTCGGCGTGATCTTTCTGGCCGAGCTGCCCGACAAGACGATGGTCGCGAGCCTCGTGCTGGGCAGCCGCTTCCGGCCGCTGCACGTCTGGGCCGGGGTCGCACTCGCCTTCGTCGTGCACGTCACCGTGGCCGTGGCGGCCGGCAGTGCCTTCTCGCTGCTGCCGCACCGGATCGTCGACACGATCACGGCGGTGCTTTTCATCGCCGGAGCGGTGCTCGTGCTGCGCGAGGGCCGCGAGAGCGACAGCGGGGACCAGAGCGGTACGGACCACAGCGGCGGCGGGAAGCCGGACGACGGTCTGGATCAGGACGGTCTGGATAAGGACGGGCCGGATCGGGCCGACGCCGCGGCCCGGCGGCCCGCGTCCCCGGCGCCGGTCGCGGCCCCGACGTTCTGGCGGGTGGCGGCCACCTCCTTCGGGGTCGTCTTCGTCGCCGAACTCGGCGATCTGACGCAGATCTCGACGGCGAACCTGGCCGCCCGCTTCGACGCGCCGGTGGCGGTCTGGATCGGCGCGGTGCTGGCGCTGTGGACGGTGGCCGGCCTGGCCATCGCCGGGGGACGCGGGCTGCTCCGCCTCATGCCCATCGCGGTGATCACTCGGATCGCCGCGGGTGCCTTTCTCGTCCTGGCCGTCGTGTCGGCGATCGAAGCGGTGCGCGGCTGA
- a CDS encoding STAS domain-containing protein, producing MEPSVRVEVIGREAIVVHPVGDIDYSSLDPLREALLDARVAGVRDIVVDLAQVSFLDSQGLAVILFAHQRQRSAGGRLALRNLNEDAYRLLHVTNLTSVIEVDHGSAAAASGLATRRGA from the coding sequence ATGGAACCCAGCGTTCGCGTCGAAGTGATCGGCCGTGAGGCCATCGTCGTGCACCCGGTCGGCGACATCGACTACTCTTCCCTGGACCCCCTGCGCGAGGCGTTGCTGGACGCGCGCGTCGCCGGAGTCAGGGACATCGTGGTCGACCTGGCCCAGGTGAGCTTTCTGGACTCCCAGGGGCTGGCGGTCATCCTGTTCGCCCACCAGCGGCAGCGTTCCGCCGGCGGCCGGCTGGCGTTGCGCAACCTCAACGAGGACGCCTACCGGTTGCTGCACGTCACCAACCTGACCTCGGTCATCGAGGTCGATCACGGCAGCGCGGCCGCGGCGTCCGGTCTGGCGACCCGCCGGGGTGCGTGA
- the mshD gene encoding mycothiol synthase yields MAEGPYGRPVTASLTWQPTLSAADVDDIVSLLATAERADGTGPVSEDVRLTLRPDQRVGAARHLLAVSATGVEASGPRRPIVGYAHLGGALDSRQAEIVVDPGHRGLGIGRALATALTEALGDPPARLDVWAHGDLPPAAALAARLGFARTRVLFQLRRPLGAVAPLPEPQLPAGVTVRAFVPGRDDEAWLAVNAAAFADHPEQGRWTLDDLALRRAEPWFDPRGFFVAERDGQLVGFHWTKIHEVDETPPPGTRPGPIGEVYVVGVLPGAGGAGLGRALTLIGLRHLQAEGLAAVLLYVDEDNERAVRMYTGLDFTVHTRDVSYHWRGAAAD; encoded by the coding sequence GTGGCCGAGGGCCCGTACGGTCGTCCGGTGACCGCCTCCCTGACCTGGCAGCCGACCCTCAGCGCCGCGGACGTGGACGACATCGTGAGCCTGCTCGCCACCGCCGAACGGGCGGATGGCACCGGGCCGGTGTCGGAGGACGTCCGGCTGACCCTGCGCCCCGACCAGCGGGTCGGGGCGGCCCGTCATCTGCTCGCCGTGAGCGCCACCGGTGTCGAGGCATCGGGTCCGCGGCGCCCGATCGTCGGCTACGCGCATCTCGGCGGCGCGCTCGACAGCCGTCAGGCCGAGATCGTGGTCGACCCCGGGCACCGCGGCCTGGGGATCGGCCGTGCGCTGGCCACCGCGCTGACCGAGGCGCTCGGCGACCCGCCGGCCCGACTCGACGTGTGGGCGCACGGGGATCTGCCGCCCGCGGCGGCGCTGGCCGCTCGGCTCGGGTTCGCCCGCACCCGGGTGCTGTTCCAGCTTCGCCGGCCGCTGGGCGCGGTCGCGCCCCTGCCGGAGCCGCAGCTGCCCGCCGGGGTCACCGTCCGCGCGTTCGTCCCCGGCCGCGACGACGAGGCTTGGCTGGCCGTCAACGCCGCCGCGTTCGCCGATCATCCCGAGCAGGGCCGCTGGACGCTCGACGACCTGGCCCTGCGGCGGGCCGAGCCGTGGTTCGACCCGCGCGGCTTCTTCGTCGCCGAACGCGACGGCCAGCTGGTCGGCTTCCACTGGACGAAGATCCACGAGGTGGACGAGACCCCGCCGCCGGGCACGCGGCCCGGTCCGATCGGCGAGGTCTACGTGGTGGGGGTGCTGCCCGGTGCGGGCGGCGCCGGGCTGGGCCGCGCCCTGACCCTGATCGGCCTGCGCCACCTGCAGGCCGAGGGGCTCGCGGCGGTCCTGCTCTACGTGGACGAGGACAACGAACGAGCCGTGCGGATGTACACCGGCCTCGATTTCACCGTCCACACGCGAGACGTGTCCTACCACTGGCGCGGGGCGGCCGCCGACTGA
- a CDS encoding response regulator transcription factor: protein MSVVLLLTNAPGPSAESFPSLGLLTHTVRVAPLEASALLDAPPVDVIVVDGRRELVIARGLCRLLRTTGLTTPLLALVTEGGLAAVSADWGVDDVVLDSAGPAEVEARLRLAIGRVAAAGGTAEAGVIRSGDLSVDETTYSAKLRGRPLELTFKEFELLKYLAQHPGRVFTRAQLLQEVWGYDYYGGTRTVDVHVRRLRAKLGPEHEAMIGTVRHVGYKFVAPPIAPLPENASGPTARVDRDDARTPERV, encoded by the coding sequence TTGAGCGTCGTCCTTTTGCTCACCAACGCCCCCGGTCCCTCCGCCGAGTCGTTTCCGTCTCTTGGCCTGCTCACCCACACGGTACGGGTCGCTCCGCTGGAGGCGAGTGCTCTGCTGGACGCTCCGCCCGTGGACGTGATCGTGGTGGACGGACGCCGGGAACTCGTCATCGCTCGTGGCCTGTGCCGGCTGCTGCGCACGACCGGTCTCACGACGCCGCTGCTGGCGCTGGTGACCGAGGGCGGGCTGGCCGCGGTGTCCGCGGACTGGGGGGTCGACGACGTCGTCCTCGACTCCGCCGGTCCCGCGGAGGTCGAGGCCCGGTTGCGACTGGCCATCGGTCGGGTCGCTGCCGCCGGCGGCACGGCCGAGGCCGGTGTCATCCGGTCCGGCGACCTGTCGGTCGACGAGACCACCTACTCGGCCAAGCTGCGGGGCCGCCCACTCGAGCTCACCTTCAAGGAGTTCGAGCTGCTCAAGTACCTGGCGCAGCACCCCGGCCGGGTCTTCACCCGGGCGCAGCTGCTCCAGGAGGTGTGGGGCTACGACTACTACGGCGGCACCCGGACCGTGGACGTCCACGTCCGCCGGCTGCGGGCGAAGCTCGGCCCCGAGCACGAGGCGATGATCGGCACGGTCAGGCACGTCGGCTACAAGTTCGTGGCGCCGCCGATCGCGCCCCTGCCGGAGAACGCCTCCGGACCGACCGCCCGCGTCGACCGGGACGACGCCCGCACGCCCGAGCGGGTCTAG
- a CDS encoding alpha/beta hydrolase: MHGESRDLAVVIAHGFSCSMAHPALRRVATGLRKYVGVLVMDLRGHGHSTGSCTFGDREVFDVDAGVGEARRLGYQRVITMGWSMGGAAVLRHAGLAKNGTLSHELRLRHPPDAVVSVSATSRWFVRDTAPMRRIHWLAEHATGRMVARGALRVRIDPRAFVPIPVAPVEIVGTIAPMPLLIVHGHRDRYFTLEHPRALAAAAGESAQMWLVPEFGHAEAGLCPGLLDRIGGHLASLAAAGPGRRGKADASAHWGGAVVRTR, encoded by the coding sequence GTGCACGGAGAGTCGCGGGACCTGGCGGTTGTGATCGCTCATGGCTTCTCCTGCTCGATGGCGCATCCGGCGTTACGGCGTGTGGCGACTGGGTTACGAAAATATGTAGGAGTGCTGGTCATGGACCTGCGAGGTCATGGTCATTCTACCGGATCATGCACGTTTGGTGATCGTGAGGTCTTCGACGTCGACGCCGGCGTCGGCGAGGCTCGCCGGCTCGGCTACCAGCGCGTTATCACCATGGGCTGGTCGATGGGCGGGGCGGCGGTTCTCCGTCATGCCGGATTGGCCAAAAACGGTACGCTGAGTCACGAACTACGCTTGCGTCATCCCCCGGATGCGGTCGTCAGTGTGAGCGCCACCAGCAGATGGTTCGTCCGTGACACCGCGCCGATGCGGCGGATCCACTGGCTCGCCGAGCATGCCACTGGCCGGATGGTGGCACGAGGCGCGTTACGAGTCCGTATCGACCCCCGCGCTTTCGTGCCCATTCCCGTCGCTCCGGTCGAGATCGTCGGCACCATTGCGCCGATGCCTTTACTGATCGTTCACGGGCATCGTGACCGGTATTTCACCCTGGAGCATCCGCGTGCGCTCGCCGCGGCCGCCGGAGAGTCGGCCCAGATGTGGCTGGTCCCCGAGTTCGGCCACGCCGAGGCCGGGCTCTGTCCGGGCCTGCTCGACCGCATCGGCGGGCACCTGGCGAGCCTTGCGGCAGCCGGCCCTGGTCGGCGGGGGAAGGCAGACGCCTCGGCGCACTGGGGCGGCGCGGTGGTGCGGACCCGATGA
- a CDS encoding MoaD/ThiS family protein: MSSEPGVASAPGALTARVTVRYWAAARDAAGVREETIEADTLAALFTVVAARHGGDLPALLRRCSYLVDDQPVGRRDPAGVVLRDGAVVEALPPFAGG, from the coding sequence GTGTCGTCCGAGCCGGGCGTGGCGTCGGCGCCGGGCGCGCTCACGGCGCGGGTCACCGTCCGGTACTGGGCCGCCGCCCGCGACGCGGCGGGGGTACGCGAGGAGACGATCGAGGCGGACACGCTGGCGGCGCTGTTCACGGTCGTCGCGGCCCGCCACGGGGGAGACCTGCCCGCGCTGCTGCGGCGCTGCTCCTACCTGGTGGACGACCAGCCGGTGGGTCGGCGCGACCCGGCCGGGGTCGTCCTGCGCGACGGGGCGGTCGTGGAGGCCCTGCCGCCGTTCGCCGGCGGCTGA
- a CDS encoding LmeA family phospholipid-binding protein, protein MNGRGLRITAVVVVVLLIVLVVVDRVAARVVAGQIATQAQRAEHLPSRPAVSLGGFPFLTQVVAGNYRDVRVDVRGHVEQDVRVDRVRADLAGVRVPLADVVRGDVRRIPVDRLAARVELTFADVNAYLRRQGSAITVSPDGQAIRVAGSVQVLGTTYPVSGTADIGVQPASVTFTPRELAASVGAILPPALRQAATELLTVHVPVAGLPFNMQLTSATVAGDRITFAADGRHVVLDADAAIAGR, encoded by the coding sequence ATGAACGGCCGTGGTCTGCGGATCACGGCCGTGGTCGTGGTCGTCCTGCTGATCGTGCTCGTCGTCGTGGACCGGGTCGCCGCGCGCGTCGTCGCCGGCCAGATCGCCACGCAGGCGCAGCGGGCCGAGCACCTGCCGTCGCGTCCCGCGGTGTCGCTCGGCGGTTTCCCGTTCCTCACCCAGGTCGTCGCCGGGAACTACCGGGACGTGCGGGTGGACGTGCGCGGTCACGTCGAGCAGGACGTCCGCGTGGACCGGGTGCGCGCGGACCTCGCGGGCGTGCGGGTCCCGCTCGCCGACGTCGTCCGCGGCGACGTGCGGCGGATCCCGGTGGACCGGCTCGCCGCCCGCGTGGAGCTGACGTTCGCCGATGTCAACGCCTACCTGCGCCGCCAGGGCTCGGCCATCACCGTCAGCCCGGACGGGCAGGCGATCCGGGTCGCGGGCTCGGTGCAGGTCCTGGGGACCACCTACCCCGTGTCCGGGACGGCGGACATCGGGGTCCAGCCCGCCTCGGTCACGTTCACCCCCCGCGAGCTGGCGGCATCGGTCGGCGCGATCCTGCCGCCCGCGCTGCGCCAGGCCGCCACCGAGCTGCTCACGGTGCACGTGCCGGTCGCCGGCCTGCCGTTCAACATGCAGCTGACCTCGGCGACGGTCGCGGGCGATCGCATCACCTTCGCCGCCGACGGTCGCCACGTCGTGCTCGACGCCGACGCCGCCATCGCGGGCCGATGA
- a CDS encoding thioredoxin family protein has translation MTGVWVLVGAVVVAVALGTAMRARDGRFRPSRGRRVAADGGPARAVVAEPSPADGTSPADGTSPVAAGPDGGLRAELAALGEALGERATLLQFSTAFCAPCRSTRQVLAGVAALVPGVRHVEVDAEAHLDLVRRLAVRRTPTVLIVDASGREVRRASGAPPTRQAVFATLAQIVPADEIVPTGQTVPTDGTKRADSDSSEPPPAG, from the coding sequence GTGACGGGAGTCTGGGTACTGGTCGGGGCCGTTGTCGTGGCGGTGGCGCTGGGCACGGCGATGCGCGCGCGGGACGGGCGGTTCCGTCCGTCCCGGGGGCGACGGGTCGCCGCGGACGGCGGGCCGGCCAGGGCCGTCGTGGCTGAACCGTCCCCGGCCGACGGCACCTCCCCAGCCGACGGCACCTCCCCGGTGGCGGCGGGTCCCGACGGCGGGCTGCGGGCAGAGCTCGCCGCGCTCGGCGAGGCGCTGGGGGAGCGGGCGACGTTGCTGCAGTTCTCCACGGCGTTCTGCGCGCCGTGCCGGTCGACGCGGCAGGTGTTGGCCGGGGTTGCCGCGCTGGTGCCCGGGGTGCGCCACGTCGAGGTGGACGCCGAGGCGCACCTTGATCTCGTCCGCCGGCTTGCCGTCCGGCGGACGCCCACGGTGCTCATCGTCGACGCCTCCGGCCGCGAGGTTCGGCGGGCCAGCGGCGCACCGCCGACGCGGCAGGCGGTGTTCGCGACGCTGGCGCAGATCGTCCCGGCGGACGAGATCGTCCCCACGGGCCAGACCGTCCCCACGGACGGGACCAAACGGGCAGATAGTGATTCTTCGGAACCGCCGCCAGCGGGTTAA
- a CDS encoding putative leader peptide: protein MYQTQLVRRRAVDLCRVGSCLCRSS from the coding sequence ATGTACCAGACGCAGCTCGTGAGGCGCCGCGCGGTCGACCTGTGCCGCGTGGGCAGCTGCCTGTGTCGTTCTTCCTGA
- a CDS encoding DUF4395 domain-containing protein, whose product MVDPRGLRFTAAVTSVVLAVVLVTGSGWLLLAQTVVFVVGAVAGVRYAPYGLLFRALIRPRLGPPATTEDATPPRFAQLVGAIFGAVGVAGFLSGVAVLGYAAAAAAFVAAFLNAAFAFCLGCQMYLFFRSITVGGARA is encoded by the coding sequence ATGGTGGATCCTCGTGGCCTGCGGTTCACCGCTGCCGTCACCTCGGTCGTGCTCGCCGTGGTGCTGGTGACGGGGAGCGGATGGCTGTTGCTCGCACAGACCGTGGTGTTCGTCGTGGGAGCGGTCGCCGGCGTGCGGTACGCCCCCTACGGCCTGCTGTTCCGGGCGCTGATCAGGCCGCGGCTGGGCCCGCCCGCGACGACCGAGGACGCCACTCCGCCCCGGTTCGCCCAGCTCGTCGGTGCGATCTTCGGCGCCGTGGGGGTCGCGGGATTCCTCTCGGGCGTCGCCGTCCTCGGTTATGCCGCTGCCGCGGCCGCCTTCGTGGCGGCCTTCCTCAACGCGGCGTTCGCATTCTGTCTCGGGTGCCAGATGTATCTGTTCTTTCGTTCCATCACCGTAGGAGGAGCGCGCGCATGA
- a CDS encoding sulfurtransferase has product MSREKALVDAAWVEANRDDPKVVLVEVDEDVSAYDKGHIPGAVRLDWKSELQDPVIRDFVNKEQFEKLLSGKGIANDDTVVLYGGNNNWFAAYAYWYLSLYGHADVRLLDGGRKKWELDGRELTAEVTPRPATSYTAKEARTDIRAFREEVVAAIGEKALVDVRSPDEFSGRLLAPAHLPQEQSQRAGHIPTAKNIPWAKTANEDGTFRSNDELTTLYGEAGVDLSQDIIAYCRIGERSAHTWFALHELLDLPNVKNYDGSWTEYGSLVGVPIEKGA; this is encoded by the coding sequence ATGAGCCGCGAGAAGGCATTGGTCGACGCCGCATGGGTCGAGGCGAACCGCGACGACCCCAAGGTCGTTCTGGTCGAGGTCGACGAGGACGTCTCCGCCTACGACAAGGGGCACATTCCGGGTGCCGTGCGGCTCGACTGGAAGTCCGAGCTGCAGGACCCGGTCATCCGGGACTTCGTCAACAAGGAGCAGTTCGAGAAGCTGCTGTCCGGCAAGGGCATCGCGAACGATGACACCGTCGTCCTCTACGGCGGCAACAACAACTGGTTCGCGGCCTACGCCTACTGGTACCTCAGCCTGTACGGTCACGCGGACGTCCGGCTGCTCGACGGCGGACGCAAGAAGTGGGAGCTCGACGGCCGTGAACTGACCGCCGAGGTCACCCCGCGGCCGGCGACGAGCTACACCGCCAAGGAGGCGCGCACCGACATCCGCGCCTTCCGCGAGGAAGTCGTCGCCGCGATCGGTGAGAAGGCGCTCGTCGACGTCCGTTCCCCCGACGAGTTCTCCGGCAGGCTGCTCGCGCCGGCACACCTGCCGCAGGAGCAGTCCCAGCGGGCCGGTCACATCCCCACCGCGAAGAACATCCCGTGGGCGAAGACCGCGAACGAGGACGGCACCTTCCGCAGCAACGACGAGCTGACCACTCTCTATGGCGAGGCCGGCGTCGACCTCTCGCAGGACATCATCGCCTACTGCCGCATCGGTGAGCGTTCGGCGCACACCTGGTTCGCCCTGCACGAGTTGCTCGACCTGCCGAACGTGAAGAACTATGACGGGTCGTGGACCGAGTACGGCTCGCTGGTGGGCGTGCCGATCGAGAAGGGTGCGTGA
- a CDS encoding DUF1416 domain-containing protein — translation MCGARRGGPSVEGIDVAKETVIQGVVVQGGEPVSTGYARLLDEGGDFTAEVPLSATGQFRFFARPGQWTVRALVPGASGEQKVVARQGEPVDTQVEVAA, via the coding sequence ATGTGCGGCGCGAGGCGCGGTGGACCGTCGGTGGAGGGAATTGACGTGGCCAAGGAGACCGTGATCCAGGGCGTCGTGGTGCAGGGCGGCGAGCCGGTCTCGACCGGCTACGCCCGGCTGCTCGACGAGGGTGGCGACTTCACCGCCGAGGTTCCGCTGTCCGCGACCGGCCAGTTCCGCTTCTTCGCGCGGCCGGGGCAGTGGACCGTGCGGGCGCTCGTGCCCGGCGCGAGCGGCGAGCAGAAGGTCGTCGCGCGCCAGGGCGAGCCGGTCGACACGCAGGTCGAGGTCGCGGCCTGA